TTTTTTAGAATGTTACAGTAAAGACAAATTTAAAAAAATTATGTATATTTGATTCCTCTCCAAAAAGTCGTTTTTACAGAAATACTGATAATTAAAACTATTGATAATCAAATTTTACAAAATTATAAATATATCCAAATTAACTTTTCGGGGTGGACTCAAATATGGTTATAAAAAATGTTTAAAGAGGAAGAAATAACCTTTCCTATTTAATTTGGTGTTCCAAAAAAAGAAGAAACATAATCAGAGAGAGTATTTTTTGTAAGAGATTCTGTATTTTGAAACATCTCTATTTCTCCATTTTTGAGGAGAAGCAACTTATCCGAGAAAAAAAATATATCTGCTATATGATGTGTTGCAAGTATAACAGTTATTTTTTGAGTATAAAATATATGTTTCAGAATGGGGAATAATTTTTTTTTGAGAAGTGGGTCAAGATGAGCAAATGGTTCGTCTAGGAGTAGTAATTGCGGGTAGGGAGCTATGGTAATGGCAAATACGATTCTTTGTTTTTGTCCGCCTGATATTTCATTTGGATATTTATGTATTATTTCGCTGATTTGGAATATATCTATGAGTTCTTCTATTCGTTTTTTTTTTGCTGCGTATGGAAAGGAACGTATGCTGTATTCTAAATTTTGTAAGAGAGAGATATGGGGTTGAAGAGTAAGATTTTGATCTAATAGTTTGATTTGTTTATTTTCATGAACGAGT
The Chitinophagaceae bacterium genome window above contains:
- a CDS encoding ATP-binding cassette domain-containing protein — protein: MILELHNISFQYTNAESEVLKKISFSIQKGSIMALTGESGAGKTTLLKIIAGIETPSVGKIFWKQKKIISAQSQLVHENKQIKLLDQNLTLQPHISLLQNLEYSIRSFPYAAKKKRIEELIDIFQISEIIHKYPNEISGGQKQRIVFAITIAPYPQLLLLDEPFAHLDPLLKKKLFPILKHIFYTQKITVILATHHIADIFFFSDKLLLLKNGEIEMFQNTESLTKNTLSDYVSSFFGTPN